The Ananas comosus cultivar F153 linkage group 6, ASM154086v1, whole genome shotgun sequence genome segment ACTGCGGCAACGATCGTCGACTCCGGAACGGTACTCACTCGGCTCCCGATGTCGGCCTACACCGCGCTCAGGGACGAATTCCGGAGCCATATGTCGGGCTATCCAACGGCGCCGCCGCTGTCGATATTGGACACGTGTTACGATTTGACCGGGCATGACAATGTGTCGGTGCCCGGGGTGGCCATGCAGTTCGGCGGCGGCGTGAATCTAAACGTCGACGCTTCCGGGATATTATACGTCGCCGATATCTCGCAGGCGTGCCTCGCATTTGTCGGGAACGTCAACGAGACTGacgtatcgattgttgggaatATGCAGCAGAAGACGTACAGCGTCGTGTTCGACGCGCCGAACAACGTGATCGGATTCGGCGCCGGCGGTTGCAGTTGATGTAAAACAGTACTAAAAGTGTCAGTTGCTGGAAGTGGTGAAGCAATGTACCTTGTAATGATTACTGTTGTTTTTAGATTACTGCAAAACATTGCAGAGAAATAAGTGAGAGGAGTCGCTTTACATTGCAACTTGTTCTTGCTACACTTTTTAGCAATAAAGATACTTTGAGAAATTTTAAGGTAAAAATGCAGAGAaattatctaaactataaattattttgaatcgattttttgattttttttattttaattttactatctaaaattttaatttgtttgatttgagtcagttaacgacattttaactttaaaatttagatgtGCCGTTTATGTTTTCGGGTTTAATATTATACTTCATGCAatttttgcaactataaatttattgaaattttaaaaatcaaagtgCTGTTagctgattcaaattaaataaattgaaatattgaatagtaaaatttaaactttgaaatattGGATATATTGATCAAAATGGTCCAAAGTGCAAATAAGTTATGTAcagttttactaaatttttaagaGATGGATACAACTGATGGACTAGACTATATGAAGGCTACATGTGAACTGTTAATGTCTCTCTACATGAAAGATGCAGCTAATTAACACTCTAAATCTGTAACTAATTTTAGAATGTGGAGCATCTTAATGGATTTGGACAAAAACATTAAAGTTTACAAAAATTTATCTACATATTAATAATACGAAGGACCTATTGTTCGAGACCCAAAGCATTTCTCTAATTCATGAAGGAGAATAGTTACTTGTATATCCAAGATTAGAGTATaattcatgaattttttttttttttagaaatagctaacgagctatctgcttcattcattagggaAATAAATTAGGCTTACATAATGAAAGCAGCCACGGTCTCCTAAAAAAGGGGGGCGGGTAAAGGATGTTACGAAAACGGGATAAAACTACAAATAAAACCAACGTAAgaaaaccagaaaaaaaaacgaCCAAAGATTCAAGAAGagaagggggaggaggggaAGCACACGACAAGAAACTATCACTACTACGACACTACGTCATCCAATCAGCCATCAACAATTTGATACGTTCCAGAGCTCGATCGGGTGGGGTTAGTTTGCTTCGCACAGAAGATTATGTTGTTTCTCTCAATCCAAACAACCCACCAGATAGCGGAAAGTAGAGTTAATGCTTGTGATCTCTTCTGGGTGTCTGCTAGGTTGGATGTTCTTGCCCGAAGTTCTCTAGCCTCCGCCGAGAGTTCTAGCAATAAGTCCGGTCCATCCACTCCGATGAGTAAGTATCGAATGAATACACAGGAGATCATGAGATGGTCGCAGCTTTTTGTGTCTGTGGTACGTGCTTCGTGTAGTTGGTCAAGAacttgataattaatatttgagGTACGAAGTTcgaaaactaattattttacatttctatttgagcttatttaagaaaaaatgaataaagTGGATAGCTAATTAACTGCATTTCTCTCAGAAAAATTAATATTGATAATATTAGGACATATCAAAAcattcaataataaattaaatttttcggTATGATTGTAAGTAAGAAGTCtgattttatttactttttcagGTCTTATTATTCATAATTTGGTAAGATAGTATtaaaatgatttattttattcttaaaaaataacttgaaattcAAAAATGATATATCATTTCAAACATCTAATCACGCTCGTTATCAAGCAAATGCACAAATTTCTGAGTAAATCAAGAAACATGCATATTTTGTTCGTGCATCCAAACTGGTCTTCGTATGAAAACATTGATTCttgaataaacaaaatataaaatttatacccaCATTTTGGATCTACAGATAAAATTTGCTCCAAACGAATATGCGGAACCTTGTATGCTTAGGCGATATATGCAGTACATAAACAAGGTGTATCTATGCCGGCCTTTTGTTGTGAGACAATTAATGCAACCCAAGAAACTTCTTAagtatgaataaaatataatacaaatatCTTTTTAACCTTGTTTCAAGTCTTAGACGTAAGAAACAAGGAGATTACAGAGGCAAACATTGTAAACAGTGGCTCCATGAAACTGTATTTAAGGACATGCACACTCTTGCAAGCCTCGATCTATCTCAAACAACAAAAACCACTTAACAGCAAAATGGCCTCACTACATTTTCTATTCTGCGTGCTCGTGTTCTTTCTCCTGCACGATTGCGCCACCGTCAAGGGAAGAGAAATACGGAGCCACGTTCATTCGATCAGCCTCCGCTCGCTGACATCGTCGAACAACCTGTGCTCGTCAACCTTTTCCGGTGCGTCACTTTTAAGATGACACCCTTTCTTTTGGTGTTGTTATCGTCCGTTTAAAGATCACTTTCTATATTCAATAGAACTACGTCTACCAAATTTTGGCTAACATACATACACCACACTCTAACAAATGTTTTTTCTTGCCTTTTCACTTTCAATATGAAAAAAAGGAttgatgtataaaattaactgtCCAGATTCTACTTGCCTGAATAATCGTTGCCATGTTAGCTGTGTGCGGAATTTTCTTGCAAAGCAAACTGCAAATACTCTGCTCCCACTTCAGTCCTAAGTTTCGCAATTCGTCTTTGGCAAATAATTACTGTTTATTTATGCAGGATTAAGCGGCAAACTACCACTGGTCCACCGGCACGGCCCGTGCTCCCCCTTGGGCACCACAGAGGCCCCTGACTACAAAGAAATTCTGCGTCGCGACACCGCCCGAGTCGATGCTCTCCACCAGAGTTTTCCCCTCTCTTCCAGCAGAAACCAATGGGCCCCGGCCAGCGCCCCCTCAGCTGGTGTGAACATTCCCGACGGAGTCGGCAGCGCGCTCGGCACGCTCGACTACATCGTCACTGTAGGATACGGCACACCCCCGAAGAACTTCACCGTAATCTTCGACACCGGTAGCGACATCTCCTGGATCCAGTGCGAGCCATGCGTCGGCGAATGCTACCCCCAAAAGGACCCCCTCTTCGACCCGTCCCAATCCTCCACATACACCAACATATCCTGTGGCGCCGCCGAGTGCTCCTTAGTAGGAGGGAATTGCGACGGCTCTAACTGCATATACGGCGTCCAGTACGGCGACGGCTCCTATTCAGCTGGCTATTTCGCAGAGGACACCCTCTCCTTAACACCTTTGAATTCTCTCAAGAATTTCGAGTTCGGGTGCGGTGAGATGAACAAAGGCTTGTTCGGCGAAGTTGCCGGGCTTATTGGTTTGGGAAAAGGAAAGGTTTCTTTGGCCTCGCAAGCGGCCCCAGTCTACGGCGGAGCCTTCTCCTACTGCCTCCCGTCTTTCAACGGCGGGGTCGGATACTTAACAATCGGAAATCAGAATCGGCCCGGCGGTCACGTTCAGTACACGCCGATGATAACCGAGCCAGACGCTCAGTCCTTCTACTTTGTCGAACTCGTCGGTCTCAAAGTGAAAGGGAAGAGCCTCCCGATCCCGCCGGGCGTCTTTACGAGGGCCGGGACTATTATCGACTCCGGCACGGTCATTACTTACCTCCCGCCGACTGCTTACTCGGCACTTCGCGACGAGTTCCGCCGGTGGATGACGCAATACCAAATGACACCGCCGTATGAGATATTGGACACCTGCTACAACTTCACCGGGCTGAATGAGATCACGATTCCGGTAGTGGCTTTCGAATTCGGCAATGGGATTACGGTTGATCTCACTTTCTTCGGCATAATGTACTTCGTCGACAGCTCGCAATCGCAGGGGTGTTTGGCATTCACGGCCACAAGTGAGGCCAGCGAATTCTCGATCATAGGGAATGTGCAGCAGCGGTCGATGGAGGTGATCTACGATTTAGACAGGTCGATGATCGGGTTCGTCCCGACAAGTTGCTGAATGCTGAGGatatagaaaagaaattttcaTTGATCAGGAAATAAGAATAAGAGTCAAACACAAAAGAAAATGGTGTGGCAGAATAAATTCCATGTACTGGTGTTGTTGATCTTGATGTTGTTTCAAGCATTTCAGTAATAGATCATCACTAGagtcataattttttgtttcaatttttatGGGCTAAAACTTCAAAACACTTTACACAATGACAacttaaaaccaaaaaaaaaaaaagaatctaatATTCTAATTTGTGTTTATTTGAATAACTTCTATTAAGTAACACAGACAACTTGGTACAAAATATGTAGATCATTTGATAATTATGTCATGTCAAATTATTTTTGGAATAAATGGGTTTATATCATGTTAATTTTAGAGCTCGTCACGTTTAATTTGCTAACCCTTCCAGTAACCTTCTATAGCAAAAACAACCGGCGAGGCAAATAATTTttctggaattttttttttttctaggatGATAAACTCATTTCAGCCTCTTGTGTAACAAAGAAACTccgaattttttatcatttctatCAAGAACaatgctaaaaaaatattataatcaccACAGAACAAATCAATGCCACAAAATTAACTCCTTTAGCCTACTAATACTacaaaaaggaggaaaaaaactGTTACTCGGGCCGACTAAGATTAAAACAAGAAAATAATGGGGCACAAAAGTCAATCAAAGTTTCTCTCCTAATGTAACTTTTCATGATGTGACTCTCTATATTAGTTTGAACTCACAGTTTACATGGCCAGGAACTAGAAAAAGTAGAATTCAAATAatgaagcgaaaaaaaaaaaaacaacaatgtGAAATAACACTTCTAATTACATACTGAAAAATAGTATGTTTACGTTCCTTCAGCATCAGAAAAAGAACTGATGAATTTCATCAtacaaacttaaaaaaaaatgcgtATGTATTCTCTCAGCATCAAATGATGTATTAGAATTGTACAAATACGATACAGCATTAACTAACAAAAGCAACAACAGCTAAGTTTATTGTatgtattaaaataattgtCTCTTTGTTTTATCCACAATTCATAAATCTCTTAAACATTGTTTGCGCAGTTAATACAAGAAACTTGAGGCAATAATGCCGGCCTTCTTAGAGAGGCAAATTTAATGTTAGTTATTGTAGCATAAGACACTTTGATTGGCGCCAAATTGTATATACATATCCCCTTTTTTATTGTCCTATAAAGTATTAGACgtaaaaaataaggaaaatggAGAGGTAAACAATGTAATACTTAGGCTCAATCAAGCTGTATTTAAAAGACACTTTTCTAAGTATCTCTCAAGCTAAAAAAAAACCCTGTTGTAAAATTGCTTTTGCCATGGCTAATAATTCCATTCactttctcttttgtttgcttGTTTCTTCTGTTCTCTTCGATTGTTCGCTCGTCAATGCAGGAGAAACACGGAAACATTTTCATGCAATCCGCCTCAGCTTGCTAAAGTCATTGAACAGCCCGTGCCCGTCAACCTTTTCAGGTGCGACGCTTTGATAATAGTACTTATTTTCAAGGTTTATTTAAGCCTGGTTTGGTATTGTTGTCGTCTTTCTAAAGTTCACTCGTCTAGTGGTACAGGACTCCATTTGACAAATTTTGGCTAACATAAATATACCACACTTCACATTGTCTGATCATTATTAACTTCcacctatttttctttttgatggtTTATTGgttatgtttgtttttttttttttcataaatcctAGCAATGTTTTTCTTCGAAATCTAGTCCTTAGATTTGTTTATCTGTTGCTTTAGTACCCAACTAAATTTCATTTCTTTGCACCAATGATCCtgtaattaatatttgaatatctTATTCGATTTTAGTAGTTATGCTAGCATGGCAACGGCAAGGATCCAATGTTcataaattctatttttttggataattttTTGATTACTATCATGTAGGCTGTGTGTTGAATTTTTTTGCATATGAAACTGCAAATAGTCTGCTTCTTAGGCAACAATCCTTCTGCTACTTCAATTATAAGTTTCATGACTCATTTTATAGAAATAGTAACTATTTTTACCTAACTTGCAGGATCTAACAGCAACAAGTTACCAGTAGTCCAGAGGCGCGGTCCATGCTCCCCCTTGCACGGCTTGGAAGCCCCCAACCACGAAGAAATCCTCCACCGCGACACCGCCCGAGTCAACGCTCTCCACCAGAGTTTTCCTCTCTCTACCACTGCAGACCAGTCGGCCCCCGCCAGCGCTCCCTCGCCTCATAGTGTGACCATTCCCGACGGACTTGGTAGCGCGCTCGGTACACTCGACTACGTCGTCACTGTTGGATACGGCACACCCCCAAAGAACTTTACCGTGATCTTCGATACTGGTAGCGACATATCCTGGATCCAATGCGAGCCGTGTGTCGGCCAATGCTACCCCCAAATAGACCCTCTCTTCAACCCGTCCCAATCCTCCACATACACCAACATATCTTGCGATTCCGCCGAGTGCTCCTTAGTAGGAGGGAACTGTGATGACTCCAACTGCATGTATGCCGTCCAGTACGGCGACGGCTCCTATTCAGCTGGCTATTTTGCGAAGGAGACGCTCTCTATAACACCCTTGCATGCTCTCAAGAATTTCAATTTTGGGTGCGGCGAGatgaacaagggcttattcggCGGGGTCGCCGGGCTCATTGGATTGGGAAGAGGAAAGGTTTCTTTGGCCTCGCAAGCGGCGCCAATCTACGGCGGAGCCTTCTCCTACTGCCTCCCGCCTTTCAATCGTGAGATTGGATACTTAACAATCGGAAATCAGCTTCCACCTTCTGATGAGGTTCAGTACACACCGATGATAACCGAGCCAGATGCTCCGTCCTTCTACTTCGTGGGACTTGTTGGTCTCAAAGTGGGAGGAAGGAACCTTTCGATCCCGCAGACCGTCTTCACCAAGGTGGGAACTATTATCGACTCCGGCACGGTTGCCACTTACCTCCCACCAACTGCTTACTCAGCACTTCGCGATGAGTTCCGCCGGTGGATGACGAGATACAGAATGAGGCCACCCTATGCGATATTCGACACGTGCTACAACTTCACCGGATTGAATACGACTGTAATTCCGATAGTGACTTTAGAATTCAGCAACGGGGTTGCGATTGACCTCCCTTTCTATGGTATAATGTACTTCATAGACCCCTCGATGTCGCAGGCATGCTTGGCATTCGCAGCCACGAGTGAGGCCGGCGAATTCTCG includes the following:
- the LOC109712160 gene encoding aspartyl protease family protein At5g10770-like, with the protein product MASLHFLFCVLVFFLLHDCATVKGREIRSHVHSISLRSLTSSNNLCSSTFSGLSGKLPLVHRHGPCSPLGTTEAPDYKEILRRDTARVDALHQSFPLSSSRNQWAPASAPSAGVNIPDGVGSALGTLDYIVTVGYGTPPKNFTVIFDTGSDISWIQCEPCVGECYPQKDPLFDPSQSSTYTNISCGAAECSLVGGNCDGSNCIYGVQYGDGSYSAGYFAEDTLSLTPLNSLKNFEFGCGEMNKGLFGEVAGLIGLGKGKVSLASQAAPVYGGAFSYCLPSFNGGVGYLTIGNQNRPGGHVQYTPMITEPDAQSFYFVELVGLKVKGKSLPIPPGVFTRAGTIIDSGTVITYLPPTAYSALRDEFRRWMTQYQMTPPGFRIRQWDYG